The sequence AAGGGGGATCCGATAGGGGTGCCCCTTAAGCCCTTTTCTGTTTATAATAGTGATGGAAGGGCTCTCAAGACTCTTGACAATGTATAGAGAGCTAAACATGTTTAAAGGTATCAATATTACTAGATCCGCCCCTGAGGTGTCACACTTATTCTTTGCGGATGATACCTTTATTTTATGTCGGGCCACTAAAGAAGACCTTACCACAATAAATGCATTCTTGACCTATTTTTTGATCTCTCCGGGCTAACAATTAACTTTGACAAAAATGGCCTTCTATTTAGCTCCAATTTGGATGATCGTACAAAAATTCCCTTTGTAAGATAATCGGTATTCGGGAAATGGGACCCGATTCACAATATTTGGGTACATGTATTGTCCATTCTAGAAATAAATCTAGGATTTTCACCAATGTTGTAAAGAGAGTAAAAAATAAGCTTGGTTTgtggaaatcaaaatcattgtCTTTTTCTGGTCGAGGTATACTTCTTCAATCTTCCCTAGCCTCTATACCATCTTATCTCATGTCATGTTTTACATTTCCTAAAAATGTCTGCAAATCTTTAGACTCAATTCTATTACATTTTTGGAATGGTGATGgtgaaaacaaaaggaaaacccATCTTATTGGATGGAACAAGATCTGTCGACCAAAAAATGATGGTGGCCTTGGATTCAGAGATGCTGAAACTTAAAATAAGGCACTGCTACTTAAACTTGGTTGGTGGCTCCTCTCCAACATGAACAACCTTTGGGCGAAAATCCTTAAATGTAAGTACTTTGCTAAGAGATCCATCTTTCACCCCAAAACTTTAAAAGCTAGGGGATCTCCATGTTGGAATAGCATCACCATAATTCTCCCAATACTGAAAACAATGGTTGTTCGAAAGATTGGGAATGGAGCTACCACCTCTTTCTGATTCGACCCATGGGTCCActcacaaaacaaaacaaaattgaatTGCATGAAACTTGTATTACCAGCAATGCATCCAACCTTCCTAACATCCCCATACGTTCTGTCTTTCTGGACAATACTTGGAATTTGGATCTGTTAAATACTATGCTTCCTGCCAACCTTACCACTATAATTGCTCAAACCCCATTATCTCGTCTACTTGACAAGAGGTGGTGGTCTCCTCTCGAAGGATGGTTCCTTCTCAACTAAGTTAGCAGCAACATTTCTTAAAACTGGATCACTAACTAGCTTCAATGGCTGCtcaaacaggtgttgttgctcTTCTCCTTGCTCTCGATGATGGCGATTCTTTTGGAGAATCAATATCCACCCGAAGTTTAAGTTATTTTTCTGGAGAATGATCAACAAAGGACTCCCGACAAAGGATATTTTGTCAAAATGGGTGGATATTGACCCTCTTTGTTCCTTTTGCCTCTCTCAGAGAGAATCTacttttcatattttgtttgAATGTGAGCTAGCAAAAAAGATCTGGACATCAGGGACCCTAGGCTTCAAACCGTTTCGTCTTCCATGCAACTCCACTAACGAGTTAATCTCTTTTTGCTTCTCATCAGGTTTTATCCCCAAAAAAGATCTGAAATGGTTTTTTTCTGCACTAATAATAACATGTTACTTTATTTGGAGTTACAGAAATAAAACCTTGTTCTCCACCCATAAACACGATGTCACAGGAATCTCTAAGGAAATCGAATTTTGGATTGCGAACGGTACCACAATAAATTCAAAAGCCCAGGTGGTATCAATTCCAACCCTTTTGTCAGCTACTCTATCAAGCCCATCAACTTTACAATACACATCAAATGTTCTTATCATCACAAGTATCAATGATGAAAAATCAAAGCTGTCTACATGGGCTTTTATATTTGTATCTCAAAACACCGATATCTTATGGGAAGCAAATTATGTGTTGACAGGAAAAAGTGGTGAGGCGGAGGCTCTCGGACTCCATCAAGGAGCGAGAATAAACAATTGGGTCGTGGATCAAGTATGGAGTGATGCGATGGAGATTGATCTCCTTTTTGCAAAGCAATTTCAAGAACTTTTGGAGTTATGGCCTACTATTCTAGTTATGCTATGCCATGAAATAGAGATTCACCCCAAGTACCCTACATTTTGTAATATAACGGGACACTCGTCTCTAGTTGAACTTAAGTATCTAGCGTATGAAACTATAACTACTTGATCACCTATAGTTAGATATGATCCAGTATGTAACCTAATTTCTAAGAACTAATGCTTGCTTTTCTTttgcttatcaaaaaaaaaaaaaaagttaaatttaatgaccaaatatggaataatttgaagttgatggtatagtcacatgggtaatgattatgggcatttctttttttagtatgaaaattttactttcccttgcaaccagatGGAGCCTAAACAATTCCAAGATTAGGATTCAATCTCGTTAAATAATAGGGTTGTCCAACTCTAAATTTTTGGACTCCTTAACATTGGTTCTAGGAACttaaaatactatttttttgtttttttgtttttttgtttttttgtctttttgggGTGAAGAGTGGAATATATATGTTAAAAAGGAAATATCATTCCCCTCCCCTGAATTATGGTGAAATATCAAGTTTCTCCTACACTTTTTGAAAATATCATTCCCCTCCCCACAAATTCAAAGGTTCTTTCTATCGTCCTTCACTGTTATTGACTGTTAagtcatcaaataaaaaattttatcacCCAAATTAACCCCACACATCCTTAACAATTTCCCTTTTTTCAAGTCTTTTTCAGTATTCCCTCAACGAATGGCGCTAATAGGTTAATAAGGCTTCTAAGGGACTTGCTTCTCTGGTTCGAGGATCTCTTCGATGTACTGGAACTTTTTCGAATTGGCGAGTTGACGAACAATGATCTCATAGACACGGGGATTGCAGCGGAATTGGTAGACTTCGCAAGAATTTTTTTAACAACTTGATGAGTTTTTTGAAGTTCCATACCTTGACGACATGTTGAAggagaattttgttgagaaTAGATGAAGATGGAGATAGGCTAGCAATGGCAGGTGAAGTACAGAAGCTCCGATAGAGAAGGTGAGTGAAAGATGACATTTTGCTTGATGAGGAGTCTTTAACCTCCTGAAACTTCTCCCCCTGCAGTGCCTCCTGTTGCAACCATTTTTGCTTCTTCACGTTCGGATCTCTACCTATGTGAGGGCTCCCTCTTCTAGGGTACAACCCCTTTCTGTGCGGAGCACTGCCATGTCATGGGGAGGGGATGCGGTGAGAGAAGACCATTCGCATCATGGAGTAACAATACTTTATgatacattttattttatttttttttccattttacttgATGATTTGACAAATGtggagttatattaatatttaattaataaacgACTAGTGTGCTTGGGTGAGAGTGGGAGGGGCGGATAGCCGAT is a genomic window of Macadamia integrifolia cultivar HAES 741 chromosome 13, SCU_Mint_v3, whole genome shotgun sequence containing:
- the LOC122060076 gene encoding uncharacterized protein LOC122060076 isoform X1, producing the protein MGSKQLPEVVATMKVMDEKQHVHLRLNTRKSMIGHLLGAAGAVEAVAIVQNNIIMFLYIITKAGDVGFSWSSGKSGEAEALGLHQGARINNWVVDQVWSDAMEIDLLFAKQFQELLELWPTILVMLCHEIEIHPKYPTFCNITGHSSLVELKYLAYETITT